DNA from Candidatus Poribacteria bacterium:
GAAACATCGCTTTTGAGTTTGACATCATACGCCAAACCGAGGGGAAGTAGATTCTCAGCGCGTGCAATTTCCGCCTTTTCAATGAGTCCGTTGACGGTATACCCACCACTGCCATCAAGGACTTCCCCGGCTTTCAAATTGCGTTTGGCAACTGTGATAACATCCGCAACAGGTGTCGGCAGCGGCGCGCCTGTCGGTTGCTCATAGAGTGCAGCCTTCGCAATCGAAATAGGTGCTTCGACAGCGACAAGGTGATAGGGACGATAGAGCAGATAGTTCTTCCCGTTCCCACCGGTATAGAGATTGTAGCCAGCAAGATCCTCTTGCGTGAACGGATGGTCGGTCCGAATGACAACGAACACTCCCATCCGAAGTGGGTCATCAAGCATAGTCCTGCCATCGGTCGCAACACTGTTTGCGAGTTCTACGACCCCGTGTCGGTTTAGGATACCCCCCTCCTCTTGAAGGCTGAAGACCTTGGCAATGTCCTCAATATTCACTGAAGGTTCGTGCATACCGCGGACATCCGGGGGGAGTCCTGCCATGTTTGCCAACGAGGTCATTTCAATTTGCGCTTTCGATCCATCTCGAAAGGAATTGAACATCTTGAAGTTAATCGTGCGACGTTCAATATGTTCCTGACTAAATCCGAATCTCTGAGGAACGGTATCTGGTATCCCGACCCGATCATCGTCATAGAACACCGTGC
Protein-coding regions in this window:
- a CDS encoding NAD(P)-dependent oxidoreductase, translated to MFSTQLAKRASENNPIRVGIIGAGKFGAGLVAQLSQMQGIVASAIADIDLGHAKGAYKASNVPFDAMQQVGNVDAMNDVIRSGKSAITEDGLHIIQSDLIDVVVEATGIPEVGARMAYHTLMHRKHLVMVNVETDVTVGPFLRRLADTAGVVYTLVDGDQPGVTMNIVEWSKTLGFEIVAAGRGTVFYDDDRVGIPDTVPQRFGFSQEHIERRTINFKMFNSFRDGSKAQIEMTSLANMAGLPPDVRGMHEPSVNIEDIAKVFSLQEEGGILNRHGVVELANSVATDGRTMLDDPLRMGVFVVIRTDHPFTQEDLAGYNLYTGGNGKNYLLYRPYHLVAVEAPISIAKAALYEQPTGAPLPTPVADVITVAKRNLKAGEVLDGSGGYTVNGLIEKAEIARAENLLPLGLAYDVKLKSDVSQGEAISYDMVELNEASFVLKLRRLQDATV